A window of the Zeugodacus cucurbitae isolate PBARC_wt_2022May chromosome 2, idZeuCucr1.2, whole genome shotgun sequence genome harbors these coding sequences:
- the LOC105221647 gene encoding uncharacterized protein LOC105221647: MSSFKQRVLFSLAFAAFACIYSGLVAGHGMMLDPPGRSSRWRYNSTAPTNYDDNGLNCGGMTVQWQKNNGKCGLCGDNYAMPMPRQNEIGGYYGGLGVITKEYNNSYTARVGVRITTNHLGYFRFDLCNLSEFGGESEICFAKYPLRFVDGSNRLYIGSTAGWIVADLVLPEQLNCKHCVLRWTYTGGNNWGPCGNGTSALGCGPQENFVNCADISIAYPINGRSKFYRSNMHSRSEQVNDGIPEFYRQLWLYKIKNRDM; the protein is encoded by the exons ATGTCTTCCTTCAAACAGCGGGTTCTATTTAGCTTAGCGTTTGCGGCCTTTGCATGTATTTATAGCGGTTTGGTAGCTGGCCATGGCATGATGTTGGATCCGCCGGGTCGTTCCTCCCGTTGGCGTTACAATTCTACGGCGCCTACTAACTACGATGATAATGGATTGAACTGTGGTGGTATGACG GTGCAATGGCAAAAAAACAATGGCAAATGTGGACTCTGTGGTGATAATTATGCCATGCCCATGCCGCGTCAAAACGAAATAGGCGGCTATTATGGAGGTTTGGGTGTAATAACAAAAGAATATAACAACTCCTACACGGCCAGGGTGGGTGTACGCATCACCACCAATCACTTGGGCTACTTCCGTTTTGATCTTTGTAATCTGAGCGAATTTGGTGGTGAGTCGGAAATCTGTTTCGCCAAGTATCCACTACGTTTTGTAGATGGCTCCAACCGTCTCTACATTGGTAGTACAGCGGGTTGGATTGTAGCAGACCTGGTTTTGCCCGAACAACTGAATTGCAAGCATTGTGTACTGCGTTGGACGTATACTGGTG GCAATAATTGGGGCCCTTGTGGAAATGGTACAAGCGCTTTGGGCTGTGGACCACAGGAAAATTTCGTCAACTGTGCTGATATCAGTATTGCATATCCAATTAATGGTCGTTCAAAATTCTACCGTTCGAATATGCATTCACGTAGCGAACAAGTCAACGATGGGATCCCAGAATTCTATAGGCAATTATGGCtctataaaataaagaatagaGATATGTAA
- the LOC105221646 gene encoding TATA-binding protein-associated factor 172 — MTSRLDRLFILLESGSSAVTRRAAAKQIGEVQKLYPHELHALLNRLIGYLHSTSWDTRIAASQAVEAILQNVPAWKPELYATIKREVIKKEKDIDEESAVASITGGGEDDSCQSVATTATTSSEQSCSRDVQHRDRLLSFAEFDLEQILHKGARLIGSEGIEFDLNESDVTATIVDGGGGGNANATAAERLSRQRALLNEKLGLTQASKLGVNLMDMITDEDVMVSNNSNSYNANEEKIPVEDILNIKSNSNLIASNGQQLSCREMNRAKRKARQNINTTTSGTCVSASVNSLSRSNSSTSSGLGTCKNGSSASDEPERKKVKTDSLQRQEVFYTLNDPVPDATGMWVDAVNWPLENFCARLYVDLFNPRWEVRHGAATALRELINSHSNGAGKAIGMSREEIYQHHNLWMEDAALRLLCVLCLDRFGDFVSDQVVAPVRETCAQVLGTIVKEMHAEQVHQIVQLLMKLLKQKEWEVRHGGLLGLKYVFVVREDLLPVYVPQTINDILLALFDVVDDVGAVAASTLIPIATWLPKLLNPAQVSSIVKMLWDLLLDQDELTSASNSFMGLLAAILCLPNAGSWIQMEPMSTLIPRLWPFLSHSSSSVRKSTLLTLQTLTASNLSKEKLEATTVDVPATSTADINNGNGVIVSSKESSNDAAAALAINFDSKKLNLNLGVVDWQWKLLQDALRFIYERILVEPQADIQEMSCKVWNNLLCNSDLGALLHAACPVVSSWICLAMQPARLAFDSSILIHTSAETHISVASSANGSSPVTPRRRTQRVADDLDANSTPATQRYFLGGNEATPQEVRERNVIRARIMAARVLGALSKYLVQPAPGVSYTPNMESPMDCYTKVLLGHLNSRSAVQRIVCGLTIAFWAQMDPSMHKAAPTLAEKLRACVMEYVYYDEVAISFTRLHQEAHDLIATLKQYKIVINDFNNARVFTLDQIEAIATTLTEGLHRYALKPKLLETLEERRRGLQNSFTQTSAEQCAYNISAQAALAAAVVCMQCLPEKLNPIVKPLMESIKREECELLQQLSAEFLVQLMHQVCDRNPSPNSKILTNLCTLLKSDPQFTPKIILSPLTLKQTPLPQTAAVTNNCVYYGILTLSLQQNNIQIGGTGNRSVAASTPRGPGRPPLTETLATAGDVTNVANAVELKQNRIQRMGASCAISKICLGFKMYIFSKIPVFQQILFAKIEQFTSSYPNMELLSDVPLDLAQTNDIITSLQLIEIAAPHFLQFASDTSAKEKVFKQLFELLPHFSVLITHPLKAVRHMVARCIAALAAADLVRAMHFVLDVLLGMLVNIEKVIQRQGAIEAIERVVDKLQLSIVPYTVLLVVPLLGCMSDPDESVRLLSTHCFAALIQLMPLDSRSKSIKNEIPSVELQQRKIRDREFLDYLFTPKSIPDYKVPVPLSVELRSYQQAGVNWLWFLNKYNLHGILCDDMGLGKTLQTICILAGDHYQRHVDKAAPLPSLVICPPTLTGHWVYEVEKFIEKSNILRPLHYVGLPIGREKLRSQIGVCNLVVASYDTIRKDIDFFSTIHWNYCVLDEGHIIKNGKTKSSKAIKMLKAKHRLILSGTPIQNNVLELWSLFDFLMPGFLGTEKQFIARYSRPILASRDSKSSSKEQEAGVLAMEALHRQVLPFLLRRVKEDVLTDLPPKITQDLLCELSPLQERLYEDFSRTHLNSHWKDCLQSLGDSDSISKKAHIFHDLRYLQNVCNHPKLVLTPKHSEYMKITLELQKQQSSLDDIEHSAKLPALKQLLLDCGIGVQTETVSQHRALIFCQLKAMLNIVENDLLRKHLPSVTYLRLDGSVPASLRQQIVNNFNTDPSIDVLLLTTQVGGLGLNLTGADTVIFVEHDWNPMKDLQAMDRAHRIGQKKVVNVYRLITQKTLEEKIMGLQKFKILTANTVVSSENASLETMATGQLFDLFNAKDTDKTGSSGTPVSHTSVGGSQMAMNAIIESLPELWSEQQYDEEYDVSNFVQGLKK, encoded by the exons ATGACTTCGCG GTTGGATCGCCTCTTTATATTGCTGGAGTCTGGCTCATCCGCGGTTACGCGTCGTGCGGCAGCGAAACAAATCGGAGAAGTGCAGAAGTTGTACCCACATGAGTTGCATGCGTTGCTGAATCGCCTAATTGGGTATTTGCACAGCACTTCATGGGATACGCGTATAGCTGCCTCACAAGCTGTCGAGGCGATTTTGCAAAATGTGCCCGCTTGGAAGCCGGAATTGTATGCCACCATAAAACGTGAGGTTATCAAAAAAGAGAAGGACATAGACGAAGAGTCAGCTGTAGCTTCTATCACTGGTGGTGGCGAGGATGACAGCTGCCAGTCGGTGGCCACCACCGCCACAACATCCAGTGAACAAAGCTGTAGTCGTGACGTGCAGCACCGTGACCGCCTGTTATCATTTGCGGAATTTGATTTGGAGCAAATATTACATAAAGGCGCGCGTCTTATCGGCTCAGAGGGCATTGAATTCGATTTGAATGAAAGTGATGTGACGGCGACGATTGTCGATGGAGGTGGAGGTGGAAACGCTAACGCCACTGCGGCAGAGAGGTTGAGTCGGCAACGTGCACTGCTGAATGAGAAACTAGGTCTGACGCAGGCGTCTAAATTGGGCGTCAATTTGATGGATATGATAACCGACGAGGATGTTATGGtgtccaacaacagcaactcttACAATGCCAATGAGGAGAAG ATTCCAGTTGAAGACATACTGAATATAAAGtccaattcaaatttaattgccTCCAATGGGCAACAACTGAGCTGTCGGGAAATGAATCGAGCCAAACGAAAAGCGCGACAAAATATCAATACCACCACAAGTGGCACTTGTGTTAGTGCATCAGTTAATAGTCTAAGCCGCAGTAATAGCAGTACGAGTAGCGGTTTGGGGACCTGTAAGAATGGTTCCAGTGCGTCCGATGAACCGGAGCGCAAGAAAGTTAAAACAGATTCACTGCAACGACAGGAGGTTTTCTACACACTGAATG ATCCCGTTCCTGACGCGACCGGCATGTGGGTGGATGCCGTCAATTGGCCCCTGGAAAACTTTTGTGCACGTTTATATGTTGACCTCTTCAACCCCAGATGGGAGGTACGTCACGGCGCTGCAACTGCGCTGCGCGAACTAATTAACAGTCACTCCAATGGTGCTGGTAAAGCGATCGGTATGTCCCGCGAAGAAATATATCAGCATCACAATCTCTGGATGGAGGATGCGGCCTTGCGCCTGCTCTGCGTACTTTGCTTGGATCGCTTCGGCGATTTCGTGTCCGACCAAGTCGTGGCACCAGTACGCGAAACATGTGCACAGGTGTTGGGTACAATTGTTAAAGAAATGCATGCTGAGCAAGTCCATCAGATCGTGCAACTGTTGATGAAATTGCTTAAGCAGAAGGAATGGGAGGTTCGTCACGGTGGACTGTTGGgtttgaaatatgtttttgtagTACGTGAGGACCTATTGCCCGTTTATGTGCCGCAAACTATAAATGACATATTATTAGCGCTGTTCGACGTCGTGGACGATGTGGGCGCTGTTGCCGCGTCAACTTTGATACCGATCGCTACGTGGCTACCGAAATTGTTGAATCCCGCGCAGGTGTCGTCGATCGTAAAGATGTTATGGGACCTGCTATTAGATCAGGACGAGCTGACAAGTGCCAGCAACAGCTTCATGGGTTTGCTGGCCGCGATTCTGTGTTTACCAAATGCTGGCTCTTGGATACA aATGGAACCAATGTCTACCCTGATTCCACGACTGTGGCCATTCCTTTCGCATAGCTCCAGTTCGGTGCGCAAATCTACTTTGCTAACACTTCAAACACTCACTGCCAGTAACTTAAGTAAAGAGAAGCTTGAAGCTACGACTGTGGATGTTCCTGCTACAAGCACTGCCGATATTAACAATGGCAACGGTGTGATTGTGTCGAGTAAGGAATCTTCAAATGATGCAGCCGCTGCATTAGCAATCAATTTcgattcgaaaaaattaaatctaaatttGGGTGTCGTCGATTGGCAGTGGAAACTATTGCAGGACGCCCTTCGTTTCATTTATGAACGTATTCTAGTCGAACCTCAGGCAGATATACAAGAGATGTCGTGTAAAGTATGGAACAATTTGTTATGCAATTCTGATTTGGGAGCACTACTTCATGCAGCTTGCCCTGTCGTGTCATCGTGGATTTGCTTAGCTATGCAGCCCGCGCGTCTCGCTTTCGATTCTTCCATATTAATACATACCTCTGCAGAAACACACATTTCTGTGGCCTCATCAGCTAATGGAAGCTCGCCTGTTACACCCCGTCGACGTACACAACGCGTTGCCGACGACTTGGATGCTAATTCCACTCCAGCAACGCAAAGGTACTTTCTTGGTGGCAATGAGGCGACGCCTCAGGAAGTACGTGAACGCAATGTAATTCGTGCGCGTATAATGGCAGCCAGGGTGCTGGGTGCACTCTCCAAATATCTAGTACAGCCTGCGCCGGGTGTGTCGTACACGCCTAATATGGAATCACCGATGGACTGTTATACCAAAGTGCTCTTAGGTCATTTAAATTCTCGGTCAGCGGTGCAGCGCATTGTTTGTG GTCTAACAATTGCTTTTTGGGCGCAAATGGATCCATCAATGCATAAAGCTGCACCCACATTGGCGGAGAAACTCCGCGCATGTGTCATGGAGTATGTCTATTATGACGAAGTAGCCATTTCTTTTACGAG aCTTCACCAAGAAGCTCATGATCTCATTGCCAcattaaaacaatataaaatagtcATAAACGATTTCAACAATGCACGAGTTTTTACATTGGATCAAATTGAAGCAATTGCCACCACGCTCACAGAGGGTTTGCATCGATATGCACTAAAACCGAAATTGTTGGAAACACTCGAAGAGCGCAGGCGCGGTTTACAAAACTCTTTTACGCAGACCTCAGCTGAGCAATGCGCCTATAATATAAGCGCTCAAGCGGCATTAGCTGCTGCCGTTGTATGTATGCAGTGCCTGCCGGAGAAACTTAATCCGATAGTAAAGCCTCTCATGGAATCCATAAAACGAGAAGAGTGCGAGCTACTGCAACAACTTTCGGCGGAGTTCCTAGTACAACTAATGCATCAAGTGTGTGATAGAAATCCTAGTCCCAATAGTAAAATACTGACTAACTTATGTACGCTACTGAAGAGCGATCCTCAGTTTACGCCGAAAATT ATTTTAAGCCCATTGACATTGAAGCAGACCCCATTGCCACAGACGGCCGCAGTCACAAACAATTGCGTATATTATGGcattttaactttaagccttcaacaaaataatatacaaattggTGGTACTGGCAACCGCAGTGTTGCTGCGAGTACTCCCCGCGGACCCGGCAGGCCTCCGTTGACTGAAACCCTTGCCACAGCGGGCGACGTCACCAATGTAGCCAATGCGGTG GAATTGAAACAAAATCGCATTCAGCGCATGGGTGCATCTTGTGCCATATCGAAGATTTGCCTAGGCTTTAAGATGTATATTTTCTCCAAGATACCAGTTTTCCAGCAGATCCTCTTTGCTAAAATTGAACAATTCACCAGTAGTTATCCAAATATGGAGCTTTTATCGGATGTGCCCCTAGACTTAGCACAGACAAATGATATAATTACATCGCTGCAGTTGATCGAAATTGCAGCTCCACACTTTTTGCAGTTTGCCAGCGATACTTCAGCCAAAGAAAAAGTGTTTAAGCAGCTATTCGAGTTGCTTCCACATTTCAGTGTACTTATTACGCATCCATTAAAGGCG GTACGCCACATGGTCGCTCGATGTATTGCAGCACTCGCTGCTGCCGATTTAGTGCGCGCAATGCACTTTGTGTTGGACGTGCTGCTTGGTATGCTGGTTAATATTGAGAAAGTGATCCAGCGCCAGGGTGCGATTGAGGCCATTGAACGTGTGGTGGACAAGCTGCAGCTATCTATTGTGCCTTATACCGTCCTTCTAGTCGTCCCATTGTTGG GTTGCATGAGTGACCCTGACGAATCGGTCCGCCTGCTTTCTACCCATTGTTTCGCTGCACTTATTCAGCTGATGCCGTTAGACTCGCGAAGTAAATCGATCAAAAACGAGATTCCTTCAGTAGAGTTGCAGCAGCGTAAGATACGCGATCGCGAATTTCTCGACTATCTTTTTACACCAAAAAGTATACCCGATTACAAGGTGCCAGTGCCACTTTCGGTGGAGCTGCGTTCATATCAACAGGCAGGTGTGAATTGGTTATGGTTtcttaataaatacaatttgcaTGGAATACTCTGCGATGATATGGGTCTTGGTAAGACATTGCAAACGATTTGCATTCTTGCTGGCGATCACTACCAACGCCATGTAGACAAAGCCGCACCACTGCCAAGCTTGGTCATTTGTCCACCCACTCTCACTGGCCATTGGGTGTACGAAGtggaaaaatttatagaaaaatcgaatattttgcGCCCACTACATTACGTGGGATTGCCTATTGGGCGCGAAAAATTGCGTAGCCAAATTGGGGTGTGTAATTTGGTTGTGGCTTCATATGACACAATACGAAAAGATATAGATTTTTTCAGTACCATACATTGGAACTATTGTGTGCTGGATGAAGGCCACATCATAAAGAATGGCAAAACAAAAAGTTCGAAGGCCATTAAGATGCTCAAGGCTAAGCATCGTTTGATTCTTTCGGGAACGCCTATACAAAACAACGTACTTGAGCTGTGGTCACTCTTTGACTTCCTCATGCCTGGTTTCCTTGGCACTGAAAAACAGTTTATTGCACGTTACAGTCGACCTATACTTGCTTCCAGAGATTCTAAGAGCTCTTCAAAAGAGCAGGAAGCCGGCGTTCTCGCCATGGAGGCATTACATCGGCAGGTGCTACCATTCCTGTTGCGACGCGTGAAGGAAGATGTGTTGACCGATTTACCACCAAAAATAACCCAAGATTTACTTTGCGAATTGAGTCCATTGCAAGAGCGTTTGTACGAGGACTTCAGTCGTACACATTTGAATTCACATTGGAAGGATTGCTTGCAGAGTTTAGGCGATAGTGATAGCATTAGCAAGAAGGCTCACATTTTCCACGATTTGCGTTATCTACAAAACGTATGCAATCATCCGAAATTGGTGCTGACGCCAAAACATTCGGAGTACATGAAGATCACACTGGAGTTGCAGAAACAGCAGAGCTCTCTAGACGACATCGAACACTCGGCGAAATTGCCGGCATTGAA ACAACTACTGCTGGATTGCGGCATTGGCGTTCAGACAGAGACGGTTAGCCAGCATCGCGCGCTAATTTTCTGTCAATTGAAAGCTATGCTGAATATTGTCGAGAATGACTTGTTGCGCAAACACTTGCCTTCCGTTACGTACTTGCGTCTGGATGGCAGCGTGCCAGCATCCTTACGACAGCAAATTGTAAATAACTTCAACACAGATCCGAGTATCGATGTCCTTCTACTCACTACTCAG GTTGGTGGCCTCGGCTTAAATTTGACTGGTGCCGATACAGTAATATTTGTTGAGCATGATTGGAATCCAATGAAGGATCTACAAGCTATGGACCGTGCTCATCGAATTGGTCAAAAGAAGGTAGTGAATGTGTATCGTTTGATAACGCAAAAAACTCTCGAGGAAAAAATCATGGGTCTGCAGAAGTTCAAAATACTCACCGCAAATACTGTGGTTAGTTCAGAGAATGCCTCGTTGGAGACAATGGCCACGGGTCAGCTATTTGACTTGTTCAATGCAAAAGATACTGACAAAACAGGATCAAGCGGTACACCAGTCTCGCATACGAGCGTTGGTGGTAGTCAAATGGCTATGAATGCTATCATTGAATCTCTGCCAGAGCTATGGTCAGAACAGCAGTATGATGAGGAGTATGACGTATCAAATTTTGTGCAGGGTTTGAAGAAGTAA